The following proteins are encoded in a genomic region of Zea mays cultivar B73 chromosome 9, Zm-B73-REFERENCE-NAM-5.0, whole genome shotgun sequence:
- the LOC118473276 gene encoding ERAD-associated E3 ubiquitin-protein ligase HRD1-like isoform X2: MILATSTVSTFVKYIFYVSDMLMEGQWEKKAVYTFYLVRELYVTFRNFRIRIADYVRYRKITSNMNERFPDATSEELDVSDATCIICREEMATAKKLLDGHLFHVHCLRETGEQAEEEVPLRLLHGSFSSTGRILSTGTVPCCLPQCARVIVY; encoded by the exons ATGATACTAGCAACATCCACAGTATCAACATTCGTGAAGTATATATTCTATGTTAGTGACATGCTAATGGAAGGTCAATGGGAGAAAAAGGCAGTGTATACATTTTACTTGGTTCGTGAGCTATATGTGACTTTTCGCAACTTCAGAATTCGCATTGCAGATTATGTGCGCTACAGAAAGATCACTTCCAACATGAATGAACGCTTTCCAGATGCTACATCAGAAGAGCTCGATGT GAGTGATGCTACATGTATTATTTGCCGTGAGGAAATGGCTACAGCAAAGAAACTGCTCGATGGGCATCTGTTCCATGTGCATTGTCTAAG AGAAACAGGAGAACAGGCTGAAGAAGAGGTTCCTCTACGGCTTCTCCATGGGAGCTTCAGCTCCACAGGAAGGATTCTCTCTACTGGGACGGTGCCGTGCTGCTTGCCccaatgtgcaag GGTTATTGTATATTAA
- the LOC100276229 gene encoding uncharacterized protein LOC100276229 codes for MGNTFGFRGGLRADVADLMQDAGEHLRSSGVFVKRAVASQYQSNRTGNDEIDESSAEELRDAASYVQHNAMLIQVPVVGTARTFWRLSDEATRMIRKLALILRNHHSVCKCLAAPLQASNVWVGSAGNAKLRGARFTDKGFSVERVREDYRNLSRVLQQLISISGGDTSKLPPDYIDFLSLLTEDNLTNKDEFLVVNHAALLPLKNRTEAFLMLYDRIVKYLGKRNRAKMNRILSCLPYQDDWLDTATANAKINQWIVNVQNTKEYRKTTLDLLRLNRNVRSHLHEYGHDDDVEEILYCEWPMLLVVMEKMLHREGELQDTDIENKFG; via the exons ATGGGCAACACCTTCGGCTTCCGTGGTGGCCTCCGCGCCGACGTCGCCGATCTGATGCAG GATGCTGGCGAACACCTGAGGAGCAGTGGGGTGTTCGTCAAGAGAGCGGTGGCTTCTCAGTACCAAAGCAA CCGCACCGGGAACGACGAAATCGACGAGTCGTCCGCCGAGGAGCTGCGCGACGCGGCGAGCTACGTGCAGCACAACGCGATGCTGATCCAGGTGCCGGTGGTAGGGACAGCGAGGACGTTCTGGCGGCTATCGGACGAAGCCACGAGGATGATCAGGAAGCTCGCGTTGATCCTGAGGAACCACCACTCCGTCTGCAAGTGCCTCGCCGCTCCTCTGCAGGCGTCCAACGTCTGGGTCGGGAGCGCTGGGAACGCCAAGCTAAGGGGGGCGAGGTTCACCGACAAAGGCTTCAGCGTCGAGCGCGTGAGGGAGGACTACAGGAACCTGTCCAGGGTGCTCCAGCAGCTGATCAGTATCTCTGGTGGGGATACCAGCAAACTGCCTCCGGATTACATAGATTTTCTCTCGCTCTTGACGGAGGACAACCTTACAAACAAGGATGAGTTCTTGGTTGTAAACCATGCTGCTCTGCTGCCTCTGAAAAACCG CACCGAGGCCTTCCTGATGCTATACGACAGGATCGTCAAGTACCTCGGCAAAAGAAACCGAGCGAAGATGAACAGGATACTCTCCTGCCTCCCCTACCAGGACGACTGGCTGGACACCGCGACGGCGAATGCCAAGATCAACCAGTGGATTGTGAATGTCCAGAATACAAAGGAGTACAGGAAGACTACACTCGATCTCCTGCGGCTCAACAGAAACGTGAGAAGCCACTTGCACGAGTACGGCCACGACGACGACGTCGAGGAGATCCTGTACTGTGAGTGGCCCATGCTGCTCGTCGTCATGGAGAAGATGTTGCACCGGGAAGGCGAGCTCCAAGACACGGACATCGAGAACAAGTTCGGCTAG
- the LOC100276229 gene encoding uncharacterized protein isoform X1, with amino-acid sequence MGNTFGFRGGLRADVADLMQDAGEHLRSSGVFVKRAVASQYQSNRTGNDEIDESSAEELRDAASYVQHNAMLIQVPVVGTARTFWRLSDEATRMIRKLALILRNHHSVCKCLAAPLQASNVWVGSAGNAKLRGARFTDKGFSVERVREDYRNLSRVLQQLISISGGDTSKLPPDYIDFLSLLTEDNLTNKDEFLVVNHAALLPLKNRCGHSTEAFLMLYDRIVKYLGKRNRAKMNRILSCLPYQDDWLDTATANAKINQWIVNVQNTKEYRKTTLDLLRLNRNVRSHLHEYGHDDDVEEILYCEWPMLLVVMEKMLHREGELQDTDIENKFG; translated from the exons ATGGGCAACACCTTCGGCTTCCGTGGTGGCCTCCGCGCCGACGTCGCCGATCTGATGCAG GATGCTGGCGAACACCTGAGGAGCAGTGGGGTGTTCGTCAAGAGAGCGGTGGCTTCTCAGTACCAAAGCAA CCGCACCGGGAACGACGAAATCGACGAGTCGTCCGCCGAGGAGCTGCGCGACGCGGCGAGCTACGTGCAGCACAACGCGATGCTGATCCAGGTGCCGGTGGTAGGGACAGCGAGGACGTTCTGGCGGCTATCGGACGAAGCCACGAGGATGATCAGGAAGCTCGCGTTGATCCTGAGGAACCACCACTCCGTCTGCAAGTGCCTCGCCGCTCCTCTGCAGGCGTCCAACGTCTGGGTCGGGAGCGCTGGGAACGCCAAGCTAAGGGGGGCGAGGTTCACCGACAAAGGCTTCAGCGTCGAGCGCGTGAGGGAGGACTACAGGAACCTGTCCAGGGTGCTCCAGCAGCTGATCAGTATCTCTGGTGGGGATACCAGCAAACTGCCTCCGGATTACATAGATTTTCTCTCGCTCTTGACGGAGGACAACCTTACAAACAAGGATGAGTTCTTGGTTGTAAACCATGCTGCTCTGCTGCCTCTGAAAAACCG TTGTGGTCACAGCACCGAGGCCTTCCTGATGCTATACGACAGGATCGTCAAGTACCTCGGCAAAAGAAACCGAGCGAAGATGAACAGGATACTCTCCTGCCTCCCCTACCAGGACGACTGGCTGGACACCGCGACGGCGAATGCCAAGATCAACCAGTGGATTGTGAATGTCCAGAATACAAAGGAGTACAGGAAGACTACACTCGATCTCCTGCGGCTCAACAGAAACGTGAGAAGCCACTTGCACGAGTACGGCCACGACGACGACGTCGAGGAGATCCTGTACTGTGAGTGGCCCATGCTGCTCGTCGTCATGGAGAAGATGTTGCACCGGGAAGGCGAGCTCCAAGACACGGACATCGAGAACAAGTTCGGCTAG
- the LOC118473276 gene encoding ERAD-associated E3 ubiquitin-protein ligase HRD1-like isoform X3, whose amino-acid sequence MILATSTVSTFVKYIFYVSDMLMEDYVRYRKITSNMNERFPDATSEELDVSDATCIICREEMATAKKLLDGHLFHVHCLRETGEQAEEEVPLRLLHGSFSSTGRILSTGTVPCCLPQCARVIVY is encoded by the exons ATGATACTAGCAACATCCACAGTATCAACATTCGTGAAGTATATATTCTATGTTAGTGACATGCTAATGGAAG ATTATGTGCGCTACAGAAAGATCACTTCCAACATGAATGAACGCTTTCCAGATGCTACATCAGAAGAGCTCGATGT GAGTGATGCTACATGTATTATTTGCCGTGAGGAAATGGCTACAGCAAAGAAACTGCTCGATGGGCATCTGTTCCATGTGCATTGTCTAAG AGAAACAGGAGAACAGGCTGAAGAAGAGGTTCCTCTACGGCTTCTCCATGGGAGCTTCAGCTCCACAGGAAGGATTCTCTCTACTGGGACGGTGCCGTGCTGCTTGCCccaatgtgcaag GGTTATTGTATATTAA
- the LOC118473276 gene encoding ERAD-associated E3 ubiquitin-protein ligase HRD1-like isoform X1, with the protein MILATSTVSTFVKYIFYVSDMLMEGQWEKKAVYTFYLVRELYVTFRNFRIRIADYVRYRKITSNMNERFPDATSEELDVSDATCIICREEMATAKKLLDGHLFHVHCLRETGEQAEEEVPLRLLHGSFSSTGRILSTGTVPCCLPQCASQQ; encoded by the exons ATGATACTAGCAACATCCACAGTATCAACATTCGTGAAGTATATATTCTATGTTAGTGACATGCTAATGGAAGGTCAATGGGAGAAAAAGGCAGTGTATACATTTTACTTGGTTCGTGAGCTATATGTGACTTTTCGCAACTTCAGAATTCGCATTGCAGATTATGTGCGCTACAGAAAGATCACTTCCAACATGAATGAACGCTTTCCAGATGCTACATCAGAAGAGCTCGATGT GAGTGATGCTACATGTATTATTTGCCGTGAGGAAATGGCTACAGCAAAGAAACTGCTCGATGGGCATCTGTTCCATGTGCATTGTCTAAG AGAAACAGGAGAACAGGCTGAAGAAGAGGTTCCTCTACGGCTTCTCCATGGGAGCTTCAGCTCCACAGGAAGGATTCTCTCTACTGGGACGGTGCCGTGCTGCTTGCCccaatgtgcaag CCAACAGTAG